Genomic segment of Pseudomonas iranensis:
ATTGGCGGCGGCGACGGCGATATTCAGCACCCGTCCGAGTGGTAAGCCGGCGGCGTCGATCAGTCCAGCCAGCGGCGCGCCCCATTGCGGGTAGACCAACACCGGCCCGTCCGCCGAGCGAATCAGCGCAAGCGGGTTCAGCGCCCACTGCGAAGGCAACTGCAAATGGAAATCACGCTCCAGCCGCTGGCACAGCGCCGGACGCTGGATCGGCGCACGCACGGCGAACCAGCTCTGGCCCGAGCGGCCGTCTTCAAGGCTGAACCAGGTCAGTTCATGGTCACGGCGCAGCAGACTGAACCGACAGTTCTCCAGCCATGCTTCATCGAGCATCGGCGCATCGGCCGCGCGGGAAATTGCAGATGAGGATGGCTGGCCGGGCATACGCATTCACCGCTGGAAATGGGATTCAGGCTGGTGGCGAAGTATACCCAGCGTTTTTTTGCCAGAGGGCCAGCCGCTGCGCTGATGTCCGTCCGCAGCCTCAAGATGGCCGTCCAGAGCCTTGCGCTGCTGTTTCTTGCGCTATAGAAGCGCACGTCTTATCCCTCGGGATAATTGCTTTATGCCAGGCCGTCCCCTAGCGTAAGAGCCTGATAACCCGGCGCCCGCGCCCTGTCCTTCTCACCGCAACGCAGAGGCCTGCATGATCCGACTCGGCCAAGCCACGATTTCTTTGGAACGGCGCGAAGCCTTTCTCGATGGCCGGCCCTTGCGCATGGGCGGGCGGGCGTTCGAAATACTTTCGGTACTGATGCAGGCCGATGGGCGCATCGTCAGCAAGGACGAGCTGATCAATCAGGTGTGGCCGGACATCGTCGTCGAAGAGAACAATCTGCAAGTGCAGATTTCCTCGCTGCGCAAACTACTCGGGGAAAAAGAAATCATCCAGACGGTTGCCCGTCGAGGTTACCGATTATTGAAAGACCGCGAACCCAAACTGCCCGTGTTCAACGCCCTGGCCTCGGCGCCGATGGTGGCGCAGCCGCCGTTGGTCGATACGCAATCGGTGCCGGTGTTCATCGTTGACGATGAGGCCTGCGTGCGGACCGCGCTGAGCCGCTTGTTGCGCGCCGAAGGCATCGAACACCGGATTTTCCAGTCCGCCGAAGAACTGCTCGAGGCCGACATCGCCAATGGCCCGGCGTGCCTGCTGCTCGACGTCAGCCTGCCCGAAACCACAGGCCTGCAATTGCAGGCGGCGCTGAACGAGCGCGGCTTGCCGTGGCCGGTGATCTTCATGACCGGCCACGGCACGATTCCGATGTCGGTGCAGGCGATGAAGGCCGGCGCGGTGGAGTTCCTGACCAAACCATTCGATGACGATGAACTGCTCGGCATTCTGCGCAGCACCCGTCAACACGCCGCGACGGCGTTCAATCAATGGCAACGGGTTCAGCACGTGCGGCAATTGGCGGCGCAGCTGACACCGCGTGAGCGCGAGGTGCTGCCGCTGATCGTCGGCGGTCTGTCGAACAAACAGATCGCCAACCAGTTGGGCACCAGTGAAGTGACCGCCAAGGTTCATCGCAAACACATCATGGCGAAGATGCAGACCCGCTCGCTGGTCAACCTCGTCGAACTCTACGGACTGATCAGCGCTGCGCCTTCGCCTGGCCCATCGAGCCTGTCGTGAGCGCCCCGGCGGGTCGCCCGACGGCGATCGAAAACACCCCACCGACGATTGTCTGCATCGTCGATGACGACGCGTCGGTGCGCAAAAGCCTGTCGAATCTGCTGCGTTCGGTCGGTTATCGCGCGCAGGTTTATGCCAGTGGCGAAGCGTTTCTCGCCGAAGCCGACTTCGCCGAAATCGCCTGCCTGCTGCTGGATCTGCGCATGCCCGGCCTGTCCGGCATCGACGTGATGCGCCAACTGCCGCGACAGTTTCCGGTGATCTGCATGTCCGCCCATTGGGACGAGGCGGCGCTGGCTGAGTCCGGGCATTACCAGGCGTTTGAATGCCTGTGCAAACCCTTCGAAGAAGAGGTTTTGCTGGCGGCACTCGATAAGGCCCTGCACCGCCAGCACTGATCGCTTCAGCTGTCCTGCGTGGCTTCTTCCGCAGTTTCGATCGCGGGCAGCGACGCAGTCATCGAAGCGTGACACACCGCCAGAATCTCATCGGCCAGCGCCGAATCATCCGGGCAGGCCCGCGACAGCATGATCGCCCCGACGGCGTGGGCCAGCAGGTCGATGATCCGGGTTCGGCCCTCACCTTGCGGTGCATCCGCTGCCGTCGGGTATTTCTCGCCGAGCGTCTGCAACGTGCGCTCGATGCCTTCAGCGAACGCCGCTTTCACGTCCCCGGACTGCCGCGCCGCATCGCCGCACAGCGCTGCCATGGTGCAACCGGTGGAACGGCCATCGCGATGCTCGCGCGACACGTACACATCAATGAAATCCTGCACGCTCATGCTTTCGGCGGCGGCCGTGGACTGCGCCAGGCTGTTGGCCGAGGCTTCGGCCATCAGGTCGGCTTTGGAGCCGAAGTGCTTGTAGAAACCGCCGTGAGTAAAACCGGCGGCCGCCATCAGGTCAGCCACGCCGACCCCGTCATAACCGCGTTCGCGGAACATCACCGAAGCGGTTTCGACAATGTGCTCGCGATTGGCCTGAGCCTGAGCTTTGGATACGCGCATGTTGAATACCTCCAGCGCTGAAAAATCATGCGCCGATGATACATAGATGTTGGCCATAATCAAAACCATTGACAGTTTAGAGTTTGATCATCATCTTAAAGGCCCGCAAACAAACTTTTTCTGAAAAAGAGCCCACACCATGACTACTCGCCCTACTGTTCTGATCACTGGCGCCTCCTCCGGCATCGGCGCGGTTTACGCCGCACGTTTCGCCCAGCGCGGGCACGATCTGCTGCTGGTCGCCCGTGACCAGACGCGCCTGGACACCCTTGCTGCCGGTTTGCGCGCTGAGCACAACGTCAATGTCGAAGTGCTACAGGCCGACCTGACGCAACTGAGCGACCTGCAAACCGTCGAGGCGCGTCTGCGTGACGACGCGCGCATCGGCATCCTCGTCAACAATGCCGGCGCGGCGCAGTCCGGTACCTTCATCGAGCAGAGCACCGACAGCGTGGCGCAACTGGTCGCGCTGAACACCACGGCGCTGGTGCGTTTGGCCAGTGCCATCGCCCCGCGCCTGGCCAAGGCCGGCGACGGCGCGATCATCAACATCGGCTCGGTGGTGGGCCTGGCGCCGGAGTTCGGCATGTCGGTGTATGGCGCGACCAAGGCGTTCGTGCTGTTCCTCTCCCAAGGCCTGAGCCTGGAACTGTCGCCACAAGGCGTGTACGTGCAAGCCGTATTGCCTGCGGCCACCCGCACGGAAATCTGGGATCGCGCCGGTATCGACATCAACACCCTCACCGACATCATGGAAGTCGGCGACATGGTCGACGCCGCGCTGGTCGGTTTCGACCGTCGCGAAGCCGTGACCATCCCGCCGCTGCACGAAGGCGAGCGCTGGGATGCCCTGCAAGCTGCGCGGCAAGGCCTGTTGGGGCAGATTCGCCAGTCGGCTGTTGCGCAACGTTATCTGACTCAGGCCTGACCTCATCCAGACCCGCCGCTATGTCGGCGGGTTTCTATCGACAAGAGCATCTGCAATGAAGGCATTTTTCATCGAGCGCTACGGCAAGCAGAACGGCCGGATTGGCGACCTGCCCGAACCGCTGGTTGGCGCCCACGACGTGCTGATCGAAGTGCGCGCCAGCAGCGTCAATCCGCTGGACCTGAAGATTCGCAGCGGCGAATTCAAGATGATCCTGCCCTATCAAATGCCTTTGATATTGGGCAACGATGTCGCCGGCGTGGTGCTCAGCACCGGTGCGGCGGTCAAGCGTTTCAAGCCGGGCGATGAGGTTTATGCGCGTGCGCCTGAAAACAGGATTGGCACGTTTGCCGAACGCATCGCTGTCGACGAACAAGCGATCGCGTTAAAACCCGCCAATCTCGCCATGACCGAGGCGGCTTGCATGCCGCTGGTGGCGTTGACGGCGTGGCAGGCACTGGTCGAAGTCGTCAACGTGCAAAAAGGCCAGAAGGTGCTGATTCACGCTGGCTCCGGTGGCGTTGGCACGGTCGCCATTCAACTGGCCAAACACCTCGGCGCTTTTGTTGCGACCACGACCAGCACTGCGAATGTCGCGTGGGTCAAGGCGCTGGGCGCTGACGTGGTGATCGATTACAAGCAACAGGATTTCGCTATTGAGCTGCGCGACTACGACGTAGTGCTCAACAGCCTCGGCGGCGATGTCCTGGAAAAATCGTTGCAGGTGTTGAAACCTGGGGGGCAGCTGATTTCCCTGTCAGGGCCGCCGACTGCGCAGTTCGCTCGGGAGCAGGGTTTGTCGTGGCTGCTCGGGCTGGTGATGCGTCTGCTCAGCAGTAGTATTCGGCGCAAGGCGCGCAAGCGTGGGGTGGATTATTCGTTTCTGTTTATGCGTGCCGATGGCGTTCAGTTGCAAAAAATCACTGCGTTGATTGAGGCAGGAGTGATCAAACCGGTGGTTGATCGTATTTTTCCGTTCGATCAGACAGGCGACGCCTTGCACTACGTTGAACAAGGTCGGGCCAAGGGCAAGGTTGCCATCGCGGCCAACCTCAAAAGCCCCTCACCCTAGCCCTCTCCCGGAGGGAGAAGGAACTGACCGAGTTGTTTGATGGAGTGATTCCAACCTGCAATACCGAGGTGAACACAAGTTCTGAAAAGCCACCAATCGGCTCCCTCTCCCCGGGAGAGGGCTGGGCGGGCGGCGTTCCGATGAGGGGTGAATTCACCGCGGTATTTGGCCATGTGCATTGCAATAGCAAGCCCAAGTTGCCCCTCCTGCTGACACATTGAAAAAACCTCTCGCCTTGCGTTTTCCCCAACCTGCACCACGCTTGATTCACAGAAGTGCACGTTTTCATGGCAAAACTGCGGTTAACTGAATGGTTAGTTACCGCTATAATCCCGCGCTTCATTCAAACGGGACTTTCAATGTGAACCACAGTCAACGCGTCTCAGGCGTTTCAACGTTCATTCTGGTCGGCCTTGGCGTGATCATCGCCCTGCTCGGTCTGGCGCTCGCGGTCGGCGGTGTGAAGCTGGTCAGCCTGGGCGGTTCCTGGTACTTCCTGGTCGGCGGTCTGGCGATGACCGTTTCCGGGGTGCTGATCGCACTGAAGAAAACTGCAGGCGCCTGGCTGTTCGCCGCATTTCTCGTGGCCACCGCGATCTGGTCCGTGGCTGACGCCGGGCTGGTGTTCTGGCCGGTGTTCTCGCGGCTGTTCATGTTCAGCGCCATCGGCATGGTCGTCGCTCTGGTCTACCCGCTGCTGGCGCGCGCCAATGGCCGCGTGGCCGGTCGTGGTGCGTATGCCGTGGCCGCTGTGCTCGCGGTTGGTATCGCGGTTGCGGCGGGCAACATGTTCGTCGCTCACCCGACGGTTGCCGCGACTGGCACTGGCCCGGGCCTGACTCCGGTCGAGCCGGCCAAGGCGCAGAAAGACTGGGCGCACTACGGCAACACCGAAGGCGGCAGCCGCTTCGCCGCGCTCGATCAGATCAACCGCAACAACGTCGACAAATTGAAAGTCGCGTGGACCTACCACACCGGTGACGTCGCCGAGAGCGATGGCAACGGCGCCGAAGACCAGCTCACCCCGCTGCAGGTCGGCAACAAAGTCTTCATCTGCACCCCGCACAACAACCTGATCGCTCTCGACGCCGACACCGGTAAAGAGCTGTGGAAGAACGCGATCAACGCGCAATCGAAAGTCTGGCAGCGCTGCCGTGGCATGGCCTATTTCGACGCCACCGCGACCATCGCTCAGCCGAGCAATTCTTCGATCATCGAAGCCAAACCCGAGCCGGCCGCCAACTGCCAGCGTCGTCTGCTGACCAACACCATCGATGCCCGCCTGATTGCCGTCGATGCTGACACCGGCGAGTTCTGCCAGGGTTTCGGCAACAACGGCCAGGTCGATCTGAAGGCCGGTCTGGGTGATGTGCCGGACAGCTACTATCAGTTGTCGTCCGCGCCATTGATGGCCGGCACCACCGTGGTGGTTGGCGGTCGTGTTGCCGACAACGTGCAAAGCGACATGCCCGGCGGTGTGATTCGCGGTTTTGACGTAATCACGGGCACCATGCGCTGGGCGTTCGACCCGGGCAACCCGCAGGATCGCAACGCGCCGGCCGACGGCAAAACCTACGTGCGCAGCACGCCGAACAGCTGGGCGCCGATGTCTTACGACGCGGCGACCAACACGGTGTTCCTGCCGATGGGCAGCTCGTCCACCGACATCTATGGTGTCGAGCGTAGCGAACTGGACCACAAGTACGGCGCCTCGATCCTCGCGCTGGACGCCAGCACCGGTGAAGAACGCTGGGTGTTCCAGACCGTGCACAACGATCTGTGGGACTTCGACCTGCCGATGCAGCCGAGCCTGATCGACTTCGACAAGGACGGCCAAAGCGTTCCGGCGCTGGTCATCGGTACCAAGGCAGGGCAGATCTATGTGCTCGACCGCGCCACCGGCAAGCCGCTGACCGAGGTCAAGGAAGTACCGGTGAAAGCCGCGAACATCCCCAACGAGCCGTACTCGCCAACTCAGCCGAAATCCGTGGGCATGCCGCAGATCGGCGCGCAGCACCTGACCGAATCGGACATGTGGGGCGCCACGCCGTACGACCAGTTGCTCTGCCGCATCGACTTCAAGAGCATGCGCTACGACGGCCTGTACACCGCACCGGGTACCGACAAATCGCTGAGCTTCCCGGGTTCGCTGGGCGGCATGAACTGGGGCAGCATCTCCACTGACCCGGTGCACGGTTTCATCTTCGTCAACGACATGCGCCTGGGTCTGTGGATCCAGATGATCCCGTCGCAGAACAAAGGCCAGGCCGCTGGCGGTGGCGAAGCGCTGAACACCGGCATGGGCGCTGTTCCGCTCAAAGGCACGCCGTACGCGGTGAACAAGAACCGCTTCCTGTCGGTGGCCGGCATTCCGTGCCAGGCGCCGCCGTTCGGCACCTTGACCGCGATCGACATGAAGACCCAGAAAGTCGCATGGCAGGTTCCGGTCGGCACCGTTGAAGACACCGGTCCGCTGGGCATCCGCATGCACCTGCCGATCAAGATCGGTCTGCCAACCCTCGGCGGCACCCTGTCGACCCAGGGCGGCCTGATCTTCATTGCCGGCACCCAGGACTTCTACCTGCGCGCCTTCAACAGCGGCAACGGCGAAGAAGTCTGGAAAGCCCGTCTGCCAGTCGGCAGCCAGGGCGGCCCGATGACCTACGTTTCGCCGAAGACCGGCAAGCAGTACATCGTTGTCACCGCTGGCGGCGCACGCCAGTCGACCGATCGTGGCGATTACGTGATGGCCTACGCCCTGCCGTAACTCATTGCCGCACAACCAACCTCCTCCAAGCGCGCGGTGCCCCAAAGCACCGCGTCGCCGTTTTATTGCGTTAAAGATTTCAGCAGGAAGGATTCACATGTCATCGGCTGTTCGCTTTTCTCGTACCAAGCTTTCCACTGGCCTGTTGCTGGGCCTGAGCTGCACCACTGCCCTCCCCGCGCTGGCCGCCAGCGATTCCGATCTGCTGAGCCGCAGCACCCTGACCGGGGACTGGGGCGGCTTGCGTCATCAACTCGGTGAAGACGGCATCAAGTTCACTGGCGATTACAGCGGCGAAACCGCTTACAACGCCGACGGCGGCCTGCACCGTTCGGCGCGCTACTCGCAGAACATCAAGCTCGGCGTGCAGTTTGATCTGAGCAAACTCTACGGCGTCGACAACGCCGGCAAAGTGCAACTGACCATCA
This window contains:
- a CDS encoding response regulator, which gives rise to MIRLGQATISLERREAFLDGRPLRMGGRAFEILSVLMQADGRIVSKDELINQVWPDIVVEENNLQVQISSLRKLLGEKEIIQTVARRGYRLLKDREPKLPVFNALASAPMVAQPPLVDTQSVPVFIVDDEACVRTALSRLLRAEGIEHRIFQSAEELLEADIANGPACLLLDVSLPETTGLQLQAALNERGLPWPVIFMTGHGTIPMSVQAMKAGAVEFLTKPFDDDELLGILRSTRQHAATAFNQWQRVQHVRQLAAQLTPREREVLPLIVGGLSNKQIANQLGTSEVTAKVHRKHIMAKMQTRSLVNLVELYGLISAAPSPGPSSLS
- a CDS encoding response regulator transcription factor, whose protein sequence is MSAPAGRPTAIENTPPTIVCIVDDDASVRKSLSNLLRSVGYRAQVYASGEAFLAEADFAEIACLLLDLRMPGLSGIDVMRQLPRQFPVICMSAHWDEAALAESGHYQAFECLCKPFEEEVLLAALDKALHRQH
- a CDS encoding TetR/AcrR family transcriptional regulator, with translation MRVSKAQAQANREHIVETASVMFRERGYDGVGVADLMAAAGFTHGGFYKHFGSKADLMAEASANSLAQSTAAAESMSVQDFIDVYVSREHRDGRSTGCTMAALCGDAARQSGDVKAAFAEGIERTLQTLGEKYPTAADAPQGEGRTRIIDLLAHAVGAIMLSRACPDDSALADEILAVCHASMTASLPAIETAEEATQDS
- a CDS encoding SDR family NAD(P)-dependent oxidoreductase; the protein is MTTRPTVLITGASSGIGAVYAARFAQRGHDLLLVARDQTRLDTLAAGLRAEHNVNVEVLQADLTQLSDLQTVEARLRDDARIGILVNNAGAAQSGTFIEQSTDSVAQLVALNTTALVRLASAIAPRLAKAGDGAIINIGSVVGLAPEFGMSVYGATKAFVLFLSQGLSLELSPQGVYVQAVLPAATRTEIWDRAGIDINTLTDIMEVGDMVDAALVGFDRREAVTIPPLHEGERWDALQAARQGLLGQIRQSAVAQRYLTQA
- a CDS encoding NADP-dependent oxidoreductase, whose amino-acid sequence is MKAFFIERYGKQNGRIGDLPEPLVGAHDVLIEVRASSVNPLDLKIRSGEFKMILPYQMPLILGNDVAGVVLSTGAAVKRFKPGDEVYARAPENRIGTFAERIAVDEQAIALKPANLAMTEAACMPLVALTAWQALVEVVNVQKGQKVLIHAGSGGVGTVAIQLAKHLGAFVATTTSTANVAWVKALGADVVIDYKQQDFAIELRDYDVVLNSLGGDVLEKSLQVLKPGGQLISLSGPPTAQFAREQGLSWLLGLVMRLLSSSIRRKARKRGVDYSFLFMRADGVQLQKITALIEAGVIKPVVDRIFPFDQTGDALHYVEQGRAKGKVAIAANLKSPSP
- a CDS encoding glucose/quinate/shikimate family membrane-bound PQQ-dependent dehydrogenase produces the protein MNHSQRVSGVSTFILVGLGVIIALLGLALAVGGVKLVSLGGSWYFLVGGLAMTVSGVLIALKKTAGAWLFAAFLVATAIWSVADAGLVFWPVFSRLFMFSAIGMVVALVYPLLARANGRVAGRGAYAVAAVLAVGIAVAAGNMFVAHPTVAATGTGPGLTPVEPAKAQKDWAHYGNTEGGSRFAALDQINRNNVDKLKVAWTYHTGDVAESDGNGAEDQLTPLQVGNKVFICTPHNNLIALDADTGKELWKNAINAQSKVWQRCRGMAYFDATATIAQPSNSSIIEAKPEPAANCQRRLLTNTIDARLIAVDADTGEFCQGFGNNGQVDLKAGLGDVPDSYYQLSSAPLMAGTTVVVGGRVADNVQSDMPGGVIRGFDVITGTMRWAFDPGNPQDRNAPADGKTYVRSTPNSWAPMSYDAATNTVFLPMGSSSTDIYGVERSELDHKYGASILALDASTGEERWVFQTVHNDLWDFDLPMQPSLIDFDKDGQSVPALVIGTKAGQIYVLDRATGKPLTEVKEVPVKAANIPNEPYSPTQPKSVGMPQIGAQHLTESDMWGATPYDQLLCRIDFKSMRYDGLYTAPGTDKSLSFPGSLGGMNWGSISTDPVHGFIFVNDMRLGLWIQMIPSQNKGQAAGGGEALNTGMGAVPLKGTPYAVNKNRFLSVAGIPCQAPPFGTLTAIDMKTQKVAWQVPVGTVEDTGPLGIRMHLPIKIGLPTLGGTLSTQGGLIFIAGTQDFYLRAFNSGNGEEVWKARLPVGSQGGPMTYVSPKTGKQYIVVTAGGARQSTDRGDYVMAYALP